In the Nothobranchius furzeri strain GRZ-AD chromosome 15, NfurGRZ-RIMD1, whole genome shotgun sequence genome, one interval contains:
- the edem2 gene encoding ER degradation-enhancing alpha-mannosidase-like protein 2, protein MRAPVCAALLLWLLSDAASRQFSEEDMAAVRQRIKSMFYHAYNSYLDNAFPYDELRPLTCDGHDTWGSFSLTLIDALDTLLVLGNRTEFQRVASLLQDTVDFDIDVNASVFETNIRVVGGLLSAHLLSGRGGMDLEPGWPCSGPLLRMAEDAARKLLPAFQTPTGMPYGTINLLYGVSPTETPVTCTAGVGTFILEFATLSRLTGDPTFENAARRAMSALWRTRSDIGLVGNHVDIVTQKWVAQDAGIGAGVDSYFEYLVKGAIMLQDQDLLNMFHAYDRAIQNYTRFDDWYLWVQMHKGTVTMPVFQSLEAFWPGLQSLLGNLDGAVRTFQNYYSVWRQFGGLPEFYSIPQGYTVDKREGYPLRPELIESAMYLFRATGDHTYLQLGLDALESIERITRTPCGYASVKDLRDHQLDNRMESFFLAETIKYLYLLFDPAHFLHGGGREGDGSWEEGGEGGQCVLGAGGFIFNTEAHPLDPAALYCCSRHTQDRQELQDILLSLSQPGERADSQSQQAEGPPPNRSDSIVLKPGEKKTAPPLSCPVQPFSARLAILGQVFTDNT, encoded by the exons ATGCGCGCTCCCGTCTGCGCGGCGCTGCTGCTGTGGTTGCTAAGCGATGCGGCGTCTCGTCAGTTCTCTGAGGAAGACATGGCAGCGGTCAG GCAACGCATCAAATCCATGTTCTACCACGCCTACAACAGTTACCTGGACAACGCCTTCCCCTACGATGAGCTCCGCCCACTCACCTGTGACGGGCACGACACCTGGGGCAG TTTTTCTCTGACTTTGATCGACGCTCTGGACACTCTCCTG GTTTTGGGAAACCGGACAGAGTTCCAACGCGTGGCGTCGCTCCTCCAGGACACGGTAGACTTTGACATCGATGTCAACGCGTCTGTGTTCGAGACCAACATCAGAG TCGTGGGCGGGCTGCTCTCGGCTCACCTGCTGTCGGGACGAGGAGGGATGGATCTGGAGCCGGGCTGGCCCTGTTCCGGACCGCTGCTGAGGATGGCTGAAGATGCTGCCAGGAAACTGCTCCCTG CGTTCCAGACGCCCACCGGGATGCCGTACGGGACCATAAACCTGCTGTACGGCGTCAGTCCAACCGAGACCCCCGTCACCTGCACCGCTGGTGTCGGAACATTCATCCTGGAGTTCGCCACGCTGAGTCGGCTAACTGGAGACCCGACGTTTGAGAACGCAGCTCGCCGAGCCATGAGCGCCCTCTGGAGGACCAGATCTGACATCGGACTG GTGGGGAACCACGTCGACATCGTGACCCAGAAGTGGGTCGCTCAGGACGCCGGTATCGGAGCGGGGGTGGACTCTTACTTTGAGTATCTGGTGAAGGGAGCCATCATGCTGCAGGACCAAGACCTTCTCAACATGTTCCACG CGTATGATCGGGCCATCCAGAACTACACCCGCTTTGACGACTGGTACCTGTGGGTGCAGATGCACAAAGGAACCGTCACCATGCCGGtcttccagagtctggaggccttCTGGCCCGGTCTGCAG tctcTGCTAGGGAACCTGGACGGCGCCGTGAGAACGTTCCAGAACTATTACTCGGTGTGGAGACAGTTTGGAGGTCTGCCTGAGTTTTACAGCATCCCTCAGGGTTACACCGTGGATAAGAGGGAGGGGTACCCCCTCAGACCAG AGCTGATCGAGAGCGCCATGTACCTGTTCAGAGCCACAGGTGACCACACCTACCTGCAGCTGGGCCTCGACGCCCTCGAGTCCATCGAGCGGATCACTAGGACGCCCTGCGGATACGCCAGC GTTAAAGACCTGAGAGATCATCAGCTAGACAACAGGATGGAGTCCTTCTTCCTCGCTGAGACCATCAAGTACCTCTACCTCCTCTTTGACCCCGCCCACTTCCTGCATGGCGGGGGAAGAGAGGGCGACGGGTCCTGGGAGGAGGGTGGAGAGGGAGGGCAGTGTGTTTTAGGAGCGGGGGGGTTCATCTTTAACACGGAGGCTCATCCTTTAGACCCGGCGGCGCTGTACTGCTGCAGCCGCCACACGCAGGACCGCCAGGAGCTCCAGGACATCCTGCTCAGCCTATCACAGCCTGGGGAGAGAGCTGACAGCCAATCACAACAGGCAGAGGGCCCGCCCCCAAACCGGTCAGATAGCATCGTTCTGAAACCGGGAGAGAAGAAGACGGCACCGCCGCTGTCGTGCCCCGTTCAGCCGTTCAGCGCTCGACTCGCCATCCTGGGTCAGGTGTTCACCGACAACACCTGA